The proteins below come from a single Triticum aestivum cultivar Chinese Spring chromosome 5D, IWGSC CS RefSeq v2.1, whole genome shotgun sequence genomic window:
- the LOC123121275 gene encoding pathogenesis-related protein 1, with protein sequence METPKLAILLALAMAAAMVNLSQAQNSPQDYLSPHNAARAAVGVGAVSWSTKLQGFAQSYANQRINDCKLQHSGGPYGENIFWGSAGADWKAADAVKLWVDEKKDYDYGSNTCAGGKVCGHYTQVVWRASTSIGCARVVCNNNRGVFITCNYEPAGNVVGQKPY encoded by the coding sequence ATGGAGACGCCCAAGCTGGCCATTCTGCTCGCCCTAGCCATGGCGGCTGCCATGGTTAACCTTTCCCAAGCCCAGAACTCGCCTCAGGACTACCTCTCACCTCAcaacgccgcccgcgccgccgtcggTGTGGGCGCGGTGAGCTGGAGCACGAAGCTGCAGGGGTTCGCCCAGAGCTACGCCAACCAGAGGATCAACGACTGCAAGCTCCAGCACTCCGGCGGGCCCTACGGGGAGAACATCTTCTGGGGGTCGGCCGGCGCGGACTGGAAGGCGGCGGACGCGGTGAAGCTGTGGGTGgacgagaagaaggactacgacTACGGGTCCAACACCTGCGCGGGCGGGAAGGTGTGCGGGCACTACACGCAGGTGGTGTGGCGCGCCTCGACCAGCATCGGCTGCGCTCGCGTCGTCTGCAACAACAACCGCGGCGTCTTCATCACCTGCAACTACGAGCCCGCCGGGAATGTCGTTGGACAGAAACCATACTAA